From Impatiens glandulifera chromosome 7, dImpGla2.1, whole genome shotgun sequence:
ATGAATGGCATCTCTTTAGCTCTCTCGTCATCAAGACCCAGAATAGTTGTATCAACCTAAAACAGagtaaatttaagaaaaatcagTTTATGTCCTAAAACTGTTTCTTAATAGTTATGAACGAAACAAACCTTCATAGATTTCAATTGTTCTCCTTTAGGTTTTTCAGCAAATTCAATTATTCGGCCTTCTTCATCAATTTTCATAAGACCAAATGCAGTTGCACGCTCTTCATCCATTGGCAGTGCAGCCACTGTGATATCAGCATCAGTTTCTCTATGTGCTTGAATGAACCTCTCATAATCCATTCTATACAGATGGTCCCCAGCAAGAACCAAAAACTCTAGTACATTGTGTTCCTCAAACAACCACAAATATTGCCTCACTGCATCAGCTGTTCCCTGGCAACCACGAGTTTGAAGAAGGTAAGATTCATAATTTTGAGTTCTATGGAACCAAGCTATGTAACATTTATTCTTTATCCAGAATAGAACATCATCATAATCAGTTAGTTTAGTTTATGTTTGGATGtacataatttgaattaaaattataattccaattttataagaactgacattgaattacaattaaatGCTCATGTTTGGAGAATTCATATAATTGAAATCCCGAAGTTGGAATGatgaaattaaaacttaaaaatcatataccaaaatatatacattgcattctttctttttttcccAAAATATATACATTGCATTCAACTCTAGCAAAATTATAATTCCAGTGGGATTGAATGTATTTATTCTAATGGGATTGAATGAATATATAATGCATTCAATCCcattggaattataattttgCTAGAGTTGAACTTTTGGGCTGcctagaaatatttttacaGGAATATGTGGGCTGCTGAAAATGGAAAATATCAATACAAAAAGAGATAAAACAATATGTTAGTGGCCTTGTCTGAAAATATGGCATGATGACTATGTTCATTGTTGGTTAATGGCCTAAAgctaaaataaaaagatgacTGGTGGGCCATTTTTGTGGGAttatagtttttaataaataaatggcTATTTGTTTTCAAGGCTGCTATAGGTTTATCAGACTTTAAGGCTCATCAAAGACAAATGGCCAGCATACCAAAACTTTCTTCTAAAAGTTTAAATTAACTCCTGAAGTATTACGTTGGATTCAATTGGTAGATCATACTTTTGGGAACTGCTGATGTTACTCTTTTTACATTGAGTTCAGATTAAAGGGTGTAGTATCATGGGATACGAGGAGTACTACACAGTGAATGATAACTAGGTGATGGtcgaatataaaaaattaagaagccTCAGAGCATATGACTCGGATCCTACTCTCTATTCCTTTCAAGAACatgtcaaatttttaatttctctccTCATGCTTTCAACGACGACACAACTGATGTCCGTGTCAACTGTGACTGTGAGTGGTTCTTGCGTGGACATGCTAAGTTGAGGGAGAAGCATTTTCaagaattatttatattctataAGACCAATGAGCCATTTAGTGGATGTATTTCATAAGGCCCACTAAGATATTAGAGAGTGAATATATAATAGGGTTAGaatatgaaatgaaatgaagataaaagtGTCTGTATCCCCATCCCCTCAAGTGTTACATAATGTGACTTCCTTTTTCAAAGACATCAAACAAAGAAAATCCAATTCCAAGTTTAGTTCCAATTCCGCCAGACCAAACATAGCCTTGATGTCTTAGAAAGTGATTACATAATCCGGAAAGTTTTAGTAAAAGgaatgtaaataataaaaggCCTTAAAACCCCAGTGATAACAATACATGTACATTATGCACTTAGATTTTCATTTGATTTAGaggaaataaaaaaaggaaaatgaatgtaatcttcatcattatctcTACAATCTAAACAAGGACATCCACACAAATTACTTTAGTTAATCTGCAATAGTTTTAGAAGGATATTTACCTGAAACCAATTGGGATTTTCAGGACTTTGCTGTGCAGCAAGGACTTCAACAAACCCTTCATTCTTGTAACCACCCAAGTTACTAGCATACGCCCTTGATAAATGACGGTTAAGAGAAGCTGAATTGAATTGAGTAAGAACATAGATCTTTGATATGTTACTGTTCAAGCAATTGCTAACAGGAATATCAATGAGCCGATAATTAGCTCCTAAAGGAACAGCTGGTTTTGCTCTCTTCTTAGTAAGAGGATACAAACGTGTCCCAGCTCCTCCTCCAAGTATAATTCCTAGAACACTCTGCATCAACATTCATCACCATTAATCAATTTTCCATAAACAGACCTAATTAACAAACAATACACATGGAATTCAGATCAAATGCTAATTTTAACAAAATCGATCGGGAAAACAGtattattattcaaacaatATCATAATCGGAAACATGCAAGACATTATTACTTACTTTGCTCGCCTCGGGATCGAGGCAAGTCTGTGAGTTTTTAGAATCGGAAACCGCCTTCGGAGAGACAATGAACGGAGAAACATCAAAACGTCGTTTAATGGAAGGAGATTTCGCAGTGATCTTATCACCTGACAGATTAGATGATGCGAATGAAAAACTCCGTAATGGCGTGGTTCTAGAACATGTATCTTTGACGAATGTTGATGATCCGTGACCGTGAGGCACGCAGAATGCCCCGATCGCCGCCATTGTTAAGTAACTGCTTCCTCTCCTTCTTCACAAATTCTTAGTTCTTACAGAAGAGAGATGGAATTACAGAAATACTAGGACTGAGTGAGTATGAAAGACTGATTCATACTTCTAAGTTATAATTATTTCCACATTTGCCACTGAATTAACAATTATATTACGAAACGAACCATATGTACTTTAAGTCAAAGTTTCTATCAAGATTTGACACGTGTCGAGGGTATTTTGGGTAATTATTATTACTTCGTCATTGTTACTGGTTACGAAGGATTTGCGCACCTTTccatgtttaattt
This genomic window contains:
- the LOC124945861 gene encoding glucose-1-phosphate adenylyltransferase small subunit 2, chloroplastic, which encodes MAAIGAFCVPHGHGSSTFVKDTCSRTTPLRSFSFASSNLSGDKITAKSPSIKRRFDVSPFIVSPKAVSDSKNSQTCLDPEASKSVLGIILGGGAGTRLYPLTKKRAKPAVPLGANYRLIDIPVSNCLNSNISKIYVLTQFNSASLNRHLSRAYASNLGGYKNEGFVEVLAAQQSPENPNWFQGTADAVRQYLWLFEEHNVLEFLVLAGDHLYRMDYERFIQAHRETDADITVAALPMDEERATAFGLMKIDEEGRIIEFAEKPKGEQLKSMKVDTTILGLDDERAKEMPFIASMGIYVVSKDAMINLLQDKFPGANDFGSEVIPGATSIGMRVQAYLFDGYWEDIGTIEAFYNANLGITKKPVPDFSFYDRSAPIYTQPRYLPPSKMLDADVTDSVIGEGCVIKNCKIHHSVIGLRSCISEGAIIEDTLLMGADYYETEADKTLLAAKGSVPIGIGKNSHIKRAIIDKNARIGENVKIINVDNIQEAARETEGYFIKSGIVTVIKDALIPSGTHI